A portion of the Flavobacterium magnum genome contains these proteins:
- the rplA gene encoding 50S ribosomal protein L1, protein MAKLTKKQKEAASKIEKNKMYSLKDASALVKVIASAKFDESVDIAVKLGVDPRKANQMVRGVVTLPHGTGKDVRVLALVTPDKEAEAKAAGADHVGLDDYLQKIKDGWTDIDVIITMPAVMGKLGPLGRVLGPRGLMPNPKTGTVTMDVAKAVAEVKAGKIDFKVDKTGIVHAGIGRVSFGADQIVDNAHEIIQTLIKLKPTAAKGQYIKSIHLSSTMSPAIALDPKAV, encoded by the coding sequence ATGGCAAAATTGACAAAAAAGCAAAAAGAGGCTGCTTCAAAGATTGAGAAGAACAAAATGTATTCTTTAAAAGATGCTTCTGCATTGGTTAAAGTAATCGCTTCTGCAAAATTTGACGAGTCTGTGGATATCGCCGTAAAATTAGGCGTTGACCCAAGAAAAGCAAACCAAATGGTAAGGGGTGTCGTAACACTTCCGCACGGAACCGGTAAGGACGTAAGGGTTTTGGCCCTTGTAACTCCGGATAAGGAAGCTGAAGCTAAAGCGGCCGGTGCTGACCACGTAGGTTTAGATGACTACCTCCAGAAAATCAAAGACGGCTGGACGGATATCGATGTAATCATCACGATGCCTGCCGTAATGGGTAAATTAGGTCCTTTAGGACGCGTATTGGGTCCACGTGGCCTGATGCCAAACCCAAAAACCGGAACAGTAACCATGGACGTAGCGAAAGCTGTAGCTGAGGTAAAAGCCGGTAAGATTGATTTCAAGGTAGATAAGACTGGTATCGTACACGCCGGTATCGGAAGGGTTTCTTTCGGAGCGGACCAGATCGTGGACAATGCCCATGAAATTATTCAAACATTAATTAAACTGAAGCCAACTGCGGCAAAAGGCCAATACATCAAAAGCATTCACTTGTCAAGCACAATGAGTCCTGCGATTGCCCTGGATCCTAAAGCCGTCTAA
- the rpoB gene encoding DNA-directed RNA polymerase subunit beta: protein MITNQTERLNFASTRNIPDYPDFLDIQVKSFKDFFQLETKSDERGNEGLYNTFMENFPITDTRNQFVLEFLDYFVDPPRYTIQECIERGLTYSVPLKARLKLYCTDPEHEDFETIVQDVYLGTIPYMTPSGTFVINGAERVVVSQLHRSPGVFFGQSFHANGTKLYSARVIPFKGSWIEFATDINSVMYAYIDRKKKLPVTTLFRAIGFERDKDILEIFDLAEEIKVSKTGLKKYIGRKLAARVLNTWHEDFVDEDTGEVVSIERNEIILDRDTIIDKDNVEEIIDANVKSILLHKEDANQADYAIIHNTLQKDPTNSEKEAVEHIYRQLRNAEPPDEETARGIIDKLFFSDQRYNLGEVGRYRMNKKLNLDIPMEKQVLTKEDIITIVKYLIELINSKAEIDDIDHLSNRRVRTVGEQLSAQFGVGLARMARTIRERMNVRDNEVFTPIDLINAKTLSSVINSFFGTNQLSQFMDQTNPLAEITHKRRLSALGPGGLSRERAGFEVRDVHYTHYGRLCPIETPEGPNIGLISSLGVYAKVNGMGFIETPYRKVTDGKIDINAEPVYLSAEEEEGKLISQANIEVGADGTILADKVIAREEGDFPVVDPHRIDYADVAPNQIASISASLIPFLEHDDANRALMGSNMMRQAVPLLRPEAPIVGTGLERQVASDSRVLINAEGHGTVEYVDANIITIKYDRTEEERMVSFDTDEKTYNLIKFRKTNQSTSINLKPIVRKGDRVIPGQVLSEGYATQNGELALGRNLKVAFMPWKGYNFEDAIVISEKVVRDDIFTSIHIDDYSLDVRDTKLGNEELTNDIPNVSEEATKDLDENGMIRIGAEVKPGDILIGKITPKGESDPTPEEKLLRAIFGDKAGDVKDASLKASPSLHGVVLDKKLFARAVKDKRKRTKDKDDLGSLEMEFETKFVELKDKLVDKLFLIVNGKTSQGVMNDLGEEVLPKGKKYTQKMLNAVEDFAHLSKGQWVADEETNKMVNDLIHNYKIKLNDLQGALRREKFTITVGDELPAGILKLAKVYIAKKRKLKVGDKMAGRHGNKGIVARIVRHEDMPFLEDGTPVDIVLNPLGVPSRMNIGQIYETVLGWAGMNLGKKFATPIFDGATLDQINELTDEAGIPRFGHTYLYDGGTGERFHQPATVGVIYMLKLGHMVDDKMHARSIGPYSLITQQPLGGKAQFGGQRFGEMEVWALEAYGASSTLREILTVKSDDVIGRAKTYESIVKGETMPEPGLPESFNVLMHELKGLGLDIRLEE from the coding sequence ATGATAACAAATCAGACTGAAAGATTGAATTTTGCCTCGACCAGGAATATCCCCGACTATCCGGATTTCCTAGATATTCAGGTCAAATCCTTCAAGGATTTCTTCCAACTGGAAACCAAATCCGACGAAAGAGGCAACGAAGGGCTCTATAACACCTTCATGGAAAACTTTCCAATCACTGACACCAGAAACCAATTCGTACTGGAGTTCCTTGATTATTTTGTTGATCCGCCACGTTATACCATTCAGGAATGTATTGAGCGAGGATTGACATACAGTGTGCCTTTAAAAGCCAGGCTAAAACTGTATTGTACCGATCCGGAGCATGAGGATTTTGAAACTATTGTACAGGATGTGTACCTCGGTACGATCCCTTATATGACGCCAAGCGGTACGTTTGTCATCAACGGCGCCGAGCGTGTGGTTGTATCTCAATTACACCGTTCACCGGGCGTGTTCTTTGGACAGTCGTTCCACGCCAACGGAACCAAATTATATTCTGCCCGTGTCATTCCGTTCAAAGGATCATGGATTGAATTTGCAACCGATATCAACAGCGTCATGTACGCCTATATCGACCGTAAGAAAAAATTACCTGTAACCACCCTATTCCGCGCCATCGGTTTTGAAAGAGACAAGGATATCCTTGAAATCTTCGACCTTGCTGAGGAAATCAAAGTGTCTAAAACAGGACTGAAGAAATACATCGGACGCAAATTAGCGGCGCGTGTATTGAATACCTGGCACGAGGATTTCGTGGACGAGGATACCGGCGAGGTAGTGTCTATCGAGCGTAACGAGATCATCCTTGACCGTGATACGATTATCGACAAGGATAACGTAGAGGAAATCATCGATGCCAACGTAAAATCGATTCTTTTGCACAAAGAAGATGCAAATCAGGCTGATTATGCCATCATCCACAACACTTTGCAAAAAGACCCGACCAACTCTGAAAAAGAAGCCGTCGAGCACATCTACCGTCAGCTGCGTAATGCAGAACCACCTGATGAGGAAACCGCTCGTGGCATCATCGATAAATTGTTCTTCTCTGACCAGCGCTACAACTTAGGTGAAGTAGGCCGTTACAGGATGAACAAAAAACTGAACCTTGATATCCCAATGGAAAAGCAGGTGCTTACCAAGGAAGATATCATCACTATCGTAAAATACCTGATCGAACTGATCAACTCTAAGGCAGAGATTGATGATATCGATCACTTGTCAAACCGTCGTGTACGTACTGTTGGGGAACAACTTTCTGCACAGTTCGGCGTCGGATTGGCGCGTATGGCACGTACGATCCGTGAAAGGATGAACGTTCGTGATAATGAAGTATTTACACCGATCGATTTGATCAACGCTAAAACTTTATCATCGGTAATCAACTCTTTCTTCGGGACAAACCAGTTGTCTCAGTTTATGGACCAAACCAATCCATTGGCTGAGATCACGCACAAAAGAAGGTTGTCTGCCCTTGGACCTGGTGGTCTTTCGCGTGAAAGGGCCGGATTTGAGGTACGTGACGTTCACTATACACACTACGGCCGTTTATGCCCGATTGAAACACCGGAAGGACCAAACATCGGTTTGATTTCCTCACTTGGAGTTTATGCGAAAGTAAACGGGATGGGCTTCATCGAAACCCCTTACCGTAAAGTGACTGACGGTAAAATCGACATCAATGCCGAACCGGTTTACCTGAGTGCAGAAGAAGAAGAAGGCAAATTGATTTCGCAGGCCAACATCGAAGTGGGCGCTGACGGAACCATCCTTGCCGATAAGGTAATTGCCCGTGAGGAAGGTGACTTTCCGGTTGTCGATCCGCACAGGATTGATTATGCCGATGTGGCGCCAAACCAGATCGCTTCGATCTCGGCTTCCCTGATTCCGTTTTTGGAGCATGATGATGCGAACCGTGCGTTGATGGGATCAAACATGATGCGTCAGGCCGTACCATTGCTGCGTCCTGAAGCCCCGATTGTAGGAACAGGCCTTGAAAGACAGGTGGCTTCTGATTCCCGTGTATTGATTAATGCAGAAGGCCACGGAACCGTAGAATATGTCGATGCCAACATCATCACCATTAAATACGACCGTACGGAAGAAGAAAGAATGGTCAGTTTTGACACGGACGAGAAGACCTACAACCTCATCAAATTCCGTAAAACGAACCAAAGTACTTCGATCAACCTGAAGCCGATTGTAAGAAAAGGCGACAGGGTAATTCCCGGACAAGTACTTTCTGAAGGTTATGCTACCCAAAACGGAGAGCTTGCCTTAGGAAGAAACCTGAAAGTGGCGTTCATGCCATGGAAAGGGTACAACTTCGAGGATGCGATCGTGATTTCTGAGAAAGTAGTTCGCGACGACATCTTTACTTCTATCCACATCGATGATTATTCATTGGATGTTCGTGATACGAAATTGGGTAATGAAGAATTGACCAACGACATCCCGAACGTTTCTGAAGAGGCAACCAAAGACCTTGACGAAAACGGTATGATCCGTATCGGTGCTGAAGTGAAACCCGGTGATATCCTTATCGGAAAGATTACCCCAAAAGGAGAATCAGATCCGACTCCGGAAGAAAAACTGCTTCGTGCGATCTTCGGTGACAAAGCCGGTGACGTGAAAGATGCATCATTGAAAGCTTCTCCTTCTTTACATGGCGTTGTATTAGACAAAAAACTGTTCGCAAGAGCGGTAAAAGATAAAAGAAAACGTACCAAAGACAAGGACGATTTGGGTTCCCTGGAAATGGAATTCGAAACCAAATTTGTTGAACTGAAAGACAAACTGGTTGACAAATTATTCCTTATTGTTAATGGTAAAACCTCTCAGGGTGTAATGAACGATCTGGGTGAGGAAGTACTGCCAAAAGGCAAGAAATATACCCAGAAAATGCTGAACGCTGTAGAAGACTTCGCTCACTTAAGCAAAGGACAATGGGTTGCAGATGAGGAAACCAATAAAATGGTGAACGACCTGATCCACAACTACAAAATCAAACTGAATGACCTTCAGGGTGCTTTGAGGAGAGAGAAATTCACGATTACCGTAGGAGACGAATTGCCTGCAGGAATCCTGAAACTGGCTAAAGTATACATCGCTAAGAAACGTAAACTGAAAGTGGGTGATAAAATGGCGGGACGTCACGGTAACAAAGGTATTGTGGCCCGTATCGTACGTCACGAAGACATGCCGTTCCTCGAAGACGGAACGCCGGTCGATATCGTATTGAACCCGCTGGGTGTACCTTCGCGTATGAACATCGGTCAGATTTACGAAACGGTATTGGGTTGGGCCGGTATGAACCTTGGCAAGAAATTTGCAACACCGATTTTCGATGGCGCAACGCTTGACCAGATCAACGAACTCACAGACGAAGCCGGAATTCCACGTTTCGGGCATACTTACCTGTATGACGGAGGAACCGGAGAGCGTTTCCACCAACCTGCAACCGTCGGTGTGATCTACATGCTGAAACTGGGGCACATGGTTGATGATAAGATGCACGCCCGTTCAATCGGACCGTACTCACTTATCACGCAGCAGCCTCTTGGAGGTAAGGCACAGTTCGGTGGACAGCGTTTCGGAGAGATGGAGGTTTGGGCACTCGAGGCTTATGGTGCGTCAAGCACGCTTCGTGAAATCCTGACCGTAAAATCAGATGACGTGATCGGAAGGGCAAAAACTTATGAATCGATCGTGAAAGGCGAAACCATGCCGGAACCGGGACTTCCTGAGTCATTTAACGTATTGATGCACGAATTGAAGGGTCTTGGACTTGACATTCGTTTGGAGGAATAA
- the rplL gene encoding 50S ribosomal protein L7/L12, with protein sequence MADLKQFAEQLVNLTVKEVNDLATILKDEYGIEPAAAAVVMSAGGGDAGAAEEAQTEFNVILKDAGASKLAVVKLVKELTGLGLKEAKEVVDSAPSSVKEGVSKEEAEGLKKALEEAGAVVELK encoded by the coding sequence ATGGCAGATTTGAAACAATTCGCAGAACAATTAGTTAACCTTACAGTTAAAGAAGTTAACGACTTAGCTACAATATTAAAAGACGAGTACGGAATTGAGCCTGCTGCAGCTGCAGTAGTAATGTCAGCTGGTGGCGGTGATGCCGGTGCTGCTGAAGAAGCTCAGACTGAATTCAACGTAATCCTTAAAGATGCAGGTGCTTCTAAACTGGCTGTTGTGAAATTGGTAAAAGAACTTACCGGTTTAGGTCTTAAAGAAGCTAAAGAAGTAGTGGACAGCGCTCCAAGTTCAGTGAAAGAAGGTGTTTCTAAAGAAGAGGCTGAAGGCCTGAAAAAAGCTTTAGAAGAGGCCGGAGCTGTTGTTGAGCTTAAATAG
- the nusG gene encoding transcription termination/antitermination protein NusG, translating into MSENNVKKWYVVRAVSGQENKVKNYIETEINRLGMGDYISQVLVPTEKIVQVRDGKKITKDKVYFPGYVMIEANLTGEIPHIIKSITSVIGFLGEVKNGDPVPLRMSEVNRMLGKVDELAVKTDSHAIPFNMGETVKVIDGPFNGFNGTVEKINDEKRKLEVMVKIFGRKTPLELSFMQVEKV; encoded by the coding sequence ATGTCAGAAAATAATGTGAAAAAATGGTACGTTGTCAGGGCGGTAAGCGGCCAGGAGAATAAAGTAAAGAACTATATCGAGACTGAGATCAACAGGCTGGGTATGGGTGATTACATCTCCCAGGTGTTGGTGCCTACCGAAAAAATAGTACAGGTTAGGGATGGCAAGAAAATCACCAAGGATAAAGTATATTTTCCCGGATACGTGATGATCGAGGCAAACCTTACCGGTGAAATTCCGCACATTATCAAGTCTATAACGAGTGTTATCGGTTTTTTAGGCGAAGTTAAAAACGGCGATCCGGTGCCTTTGAGGATGTCAGAGGTGAACCGCATGCTCGGAAAAGTTGACGAACTGGCTGTTAAGACCGATTCTCACGCGATTCCTTTCAATATGGGTGAAACTGTAAAAGTGATCGATGGCCCATTCAATGGTTTCAATGGAACAGTTGAAAAAATCAACGATGAAAAGCGTAAACTCGAAGTGATGGTGAAAATTTTCGGAAGAAAGACACCTTTGGAACTGAGCTTTATGCAGGTTGAAAAAGTATAA
- the rplK gene encoding 50S ribosomal protein L11: MAKEISKVVKLQVKGGAANPSPPVGPALGAAGVNIMEFCKQFNARTQDKAGKVCPVQITVYKDKSFDFVVKTPPAAVQLMEAAKLKGGSGEPNRKKVASVTWDQIKAIAEDKMADLNAFTMESAMSMIAGTARSMGITVSGESPLNKA; this comes from the coding sequence ATGGCTAAAGAGATTAGTAAAGTAGTTAAACTACAAGTTAAGGGAGGCGCCGCGAATCCATCGCCGCCGGTTGGACCTGCTCTTGGAGCTGCTGGTGTAAACATCATGGAATTCTGTAAGCAGTTTAATGCGAGGACCCAGGATAAAGCCGGCAAAGTGTGCCCAGTACAAATTACTGTGTACAAGGACAAATCGTTCGATTTCGTCGTAAAGACTCCACCAGCTGCCGTCCAGTTAATGGAAGCTGCAAAGCTTAAGGGAGGTTCGGGAGAACCAAACCGTAAAAAAGTCGCCAGCGTTACCTGGGATCAGATCAAAGCGATCGCAGAGGACAAAATGGCTGATTTGAATGCATTCACTATGGAGTCTGCTATGAGCATGATTGCTGGTACAGCAAGATCAATGGGTATAACTGTATCGGGAGAATCTCCTCTAAACAAAGCTTAA
- the rplJ gene encoding 50S ribosomal protein L10 has translation MTREEKSIAIENLTAQLAGSNTVYMADISGLDAETTSNLRRACFKAGIKLEVVKNTLLEKAMEASDNNYEDLSTILKGNTAILLSETANAPAKIIKEFRKKSDKPILKGAYINSEIYIGDNLLDSLASLKSKEEVIGEIIGLLQSPAQRVISALKNQFKDEEAA, from the coding sequence ATGACTAGAGAAGAAAAATCAATCGCAATTGAAAATTTAACTGCACAGTTAGCCGGTAGCAATACCGTGTATATGGCAGATATTTCAGGACTTGACGCTGAAACGACTTCAAATCTGAGAAGGGCTTGCTTTAAAGCAGGCATCAAATTGGAAGTGGTAAAAAACACCTTGCTTGAAAAAGCAATGGAAGCGTCAGACAATAACTATGAGGATTTGTCAACGATTTTAAAAGGAAACACCGCGATCCTGCTTTCAGAGACTGCTAACGCACCTGCAAAGATCATCAAGGAATTCCGTAAAAAATCGGACAAGCCTATCCTTAAGGGAGCTTACATCAATTCCGAAATCTACATCGGTGACAACTTACTCGATTCATTGGCTTCATTGAAATCGAAAGAAGAAGTGATCGGCGAAATCATCGGATTGCTTCAATCGCCTGCCCAAAGAGTTATTTCAGCTCTTAAGAACCAGTTCAAGGACGAAGAGGCAGCTTAA
- the rpoC gene encoding DNA-directed RNA polymerase subunit beta', whose protein sequence is MMNNRNNKDKNQVKRFDKISIGLASPESILAESRGEVLKPETINYRTHKPERDGLFCERIFGPVKDFECACGKYKRIRYKGIVCDRCGVEVTEKKVRRDRVGHINLVVPIAHIWYFRSLPNKIGYILGLPSKKLDMIIYYERYVVIQPGIAKNAEGDNIQRLDFLTEEEYLNILDSLPQDNQYLDDNDPNKFIAKMGAECIMDLLARIDLDALSYELRHSANNETSKQRKTEALKRLQVVESFRESNENRENRPEWMIMKVVPVIPPELRPLVPLDGGRFATSDLNDLYRRVIIRNNRLKRLMEIKAPEVILRNEKRMLQESVDSLFDNTRKASAVKTESNRPLKSLSDSLKGKQGRFRQNLLGKRVDYSARSVIVVGPELKLYECGLPKDMAAELYKPFVIRKLIERGIVKTVKSAKKIIDKKEPVVWDILENVIKGHPVLLNRAPTLHRLGIQAFQPKLIEGKAIQLHPLVCTAFNADFDGDQMAVHLPLGPEAILEAQLLMLASHNILNPANGAPITVPSQDMVLGLYYMTKERLSTPEHKILGEGLTFYSAEEVNIALNEGRLELNARVKIRAKDFNENGELVWKIIQTTAGRVLFNEVVPEAAGYINDVLTKKNLRDIIGHILSVTDVPTTAAFLDEMKDMGYKFAFKGGLSFSLGDIKIPEQKQDLITDANEQVDGILMNYNMGLITNNERYNQVIDVWTSTNALLTELAMKNIREDQQGFNSVYMMLDSGARGSKEQIRQLTGMRGLMAKPKKSTAGGGEIIENPILSNFKEGLSILEYFISTHGARKGLADTALKTADAGYLTRRLHDVSQDVIVNLDDCGTLRGVEVSALKKNEEVVESLGERILGRVALQDVINPLTNDILVHAGKQITESEMRAIEASPIERVEVRSPLTCEAIKGICAKCYGRNLATGKMTQRGEAVGVIAAQSIGEPGTQLTLRTFHVGGVAGGISEESSIVVRFNGRLEIEDLKTVKGEDNEGNTVDIVVSRSTELKLIDEKTGIVLNTHNIPYGSSIFVKDGQSVVKGDVICKWDPYNGVIISEFTGKIAYEDLEQGQSFVVEIDEQTGFQEKVISEGRNKKLIPTLLIYGKDNELIRSYNLPVGAHLMVEDGEKIKAGKILVKIPRRSSKAGDITGGLPRITELLEARNPSNPAVVSEIDGVVTFGKIKRGNREIIIESKFGEIKKYLVKLSSQILVQENDFIRAGVPLSDGAITPEDILRIQGPAAVQQYLVNEIQEVYRLQGVKINDKHFEVVIRQMMRKVQVQDPGDTLFLEDQLIHTKDFIVENDKLYGMKVVEDAGDSDTLKPGQIVSPRQLRDENSILKRMDKNLVSARDVITATATPVLQGITRASLQTKSFISAASFQETTKVLNEAAVAGKVDLLEGLKENVIVGHRIPAGTGMREYDHTIVGSKEDFNEIMAAKEEYNY, encoded by the coding sequence ATGATGAATAATAGAAATAATAAAGATAAAAATCAAGTAAAAAGGTTTGACAAGATTTCTATCGGCCTTGCTTCTCCGGAATCCATCCTGGCAGAATCAAGGGGGGAAGTCCTGAAGCCTGAAACCATCAACTACAGGACGCACAAGCCGGAACGCGACGGTCTTTTCTGTGAAAGGATTTTCGGTCCCGTTAAGGATTTCGAATGTGCCTGTGGTAAATATAAAAGGATCCGCTACAAAGGGATCGTATGCGACCGCTGTGGTGTAGAAGTCACTGAGAAAAAAGTACGACGTGACCGTGTCGGACACATCAACCTGGTGGTGCCTATCGCGCACATCTGGTATTTCCGTTCGCTTCCCAACAAAATCGGATACATTCTTGGATTGCCGTCCAAGAAACTGGACATGATCATTTATTATGAAAGGTACGTGGTAATCCAGCCGGGTATTGCAAAAAATGCCGAAGGTGACAACATCCAGAGATTGGACTTCCTGACCGAAGAAGAATACCTGAATATCCTTGACAGCCTGCCGCAGGACAACCAATATCTTGATGACAATGACCCGAATAAATTCATTGCCAAAATGGGTGCTGAATGTATTATGGATCTGTTGGCAAGGATCGACCTTGATGCGCTTTCATATGAATTGCGCCACTCGGCAAATAACGAAACGTCGAAACAACGTAAAACAGAGGCTTTAAAAAGGCTTCAGGTCGTGGAATCTTTCCGCGAATCCAACGAGAACCGCGAAAATCGTCCCGAGTGGATGATCATGAAAGTGGTTCCTGTAATCCCGCCGGAATTGCGCCCATTGGTGCCGCTTGATGGTGGCCGTTTTGCTACGTCGGATTTGAATGACCTTTACCGTCGTGTAATCATCCGCAACAACCGTTTGAAGCGTCTGATGGAGATTAAAGCGCCTGAAGTGATCCTTCGTAACGAAAAACGTATGCTGCAGGAATCTGTAGACTCGTTGTTTGATAACACCAGAAAAGCTTCTGCCGTTAAGACCGAATCAAACCGTCCGCTGAAATCGCTTTCTGATTCCTTAAAAGGAAAACAAGGGCGTTTCCGTCAGAACTTACTTGGAAAACGTGTCGACTATTCTGCACGTTCGGTTATCGTCGTTGGACCGGAATTGAAATTATACGAATGCGGTTTGCCAAAAGACATGGCTGCTGAATTGTACAAACCGTTCGTTATCAGGAAACTGATTGAGCGCGGTATTGTAAAAACAGTGAAATCCGCCAAAAAGATTATAGATAAAAAAGAGCCTGTGGTATGGGATATCCTTGAAAATGTCATCAAGGGACACCCGGTATTGCTGAACCGTGCCCCTACCCTTCACCGTTTGGGTATCCAGGCATTCCAGCCAAAACTGATTGAAGGTAAAGCGATACAGCTGCACCCACTGGTGTGTACGGCGTTCAACGCGGATTTCGATGGTGACCAGATGGCGGTACACCTGCCGCTTGGGCCGGAAGCAATCCTGGAAGCGCAGCTTTTGATGCTGGCGTCACACAACATCCTGAACCCTGCCAATGGCGCACCAATCACGGTACCATCCCAGGACATGGTTTTGGGTCTGTACTACATGACCAAGGAAAGATTATCAACGCCGGAGCATAAGATTTTGGGCGAAGGCCTGACTTTCTATTCTGCGGAAGAAGTAAATATCGCGTTAAACGAAGGCCGTCTGGAACTTAACGCCAGGGTCAAGATCCGTGCAAAGGATTTCAACGAAAACGGTGAATTGGTTTGGAAAATCATCCAGACCACTGCCGGGCGTGTATTGTTTAACGAAGTGGTTCCTGAAGCCGCCGGATACATCAACGACGTCCTGACCAAGAAAAACCTGCGTGACATCATCGGACATATCTTAAGTGTGACTGATGTGCCTACGACCGCAGCATTCCTTGATGAAATGAAGGATATGGGTTACAAGTTCGCTTTCAAAGGCGGACTGTCATTCAGCCTTGGTGATATCAAGATTCCTGAGCAAAAGCAGGACCTGATTACCGACGCCAATGAACAGGTTGATGGCATCCTCATGAACTATAACATGGGTCTTATCACCAACAACGAGCGTTACAACCAGGTTATTGACGTATGGACGTCCACGAACGCGTTACTGACCGAATTGGCCATGAAGAATATCCGCGAAGACCAGCAAGGATTCAACTCGGTATACATGATGCTTGATTCCGGAGCGAGGGGTTCCAAAGAGCAGATCCGTCAGCTTACAGGTATGCGTGGTTTGATGGCCAAGCCAAAAAAATCGACTGCCGGTGGTGGTGAGATTATTGAAAACCCGATCCTTTCCAACTTTAAGGAAGGACTTTCAATCCTTGAATACTTCATCTCTACTCACGGTGCCCGTAAAGGTCTTGCCGATACCGCATTGAAGACTGCGGATGCCGGTTACCTTACCAGGAGGCTTCATGACGTTTCCCAGGATGTAATCGTAAATCTTGATGATTGCGGTACGTTGAGGGGCGTAGAAGTATCCGCTTTGAAAAAGAATGAGGAAGTGGTGGAATCGCTGGGTGAAAGAATCCTTGGCCGTGTGGCTTTGCAGGATGTGATCAATCCGTTGACAAACGACATCCTGGTTCATGCCGGCAAGCAAATCACCGAAAGTGAAATGCGTGCCATCGAGGCGTCGCCAATCGAAAGGGTTGAAGTACGTTCCCCATTGACCTGTGAAGCCATTAAAGGAATCTGTGCGAAATGTTACGGACGAAATCTCGCGACAGGCAAAATGACCCAAAGAGGTGAGGCTGTCGGTGTGATCGCAGCACAGTCCATCGGTGAGCCTGGAACACAGCTGACACTCCGTACCTTCCACGTAGGTGGTGTGGCCGGAGGGATCTCTGAAGAGTCCAGCATCGTGGTACGTTTCAACGGCCGTCTTGAGATCGAAGACCTAAAAACGGTTAAAGGTGAAGACAATGAAGGAAATACAGTTGATATTGTAGTGTCACGTTCTACGGAATTGAAACTGATTGACGAGAAAACCGGCATTGTATTAAATACACACAACATTCCTTACGGATCAAGCATTTTCGTGAAAGACGGACAGTCAGTAGTAAAAGGCGATGTAATCTGTAAATGGGATCCATATAACGGGGTAATCATTTCTGAATTTACCGGAAAAATCGCTTATGAAGACTTAGAGCAGGGACAATCGTTCGTGGTTGAAATCGATGAGCAGACCGGATTCCAGGAAAAGGTAATCTCGGAAGGAAGGAACAAGAAACTGATCCCTACCTTATTAATCTACGGAAAAGACAACGAATTGATCCGTTCTTATAACTTACCGGTGGGTGCCCACCTTATGGTTGAAGATGGCGAGAAAATCAAAGCAGGGAAAATCCTTGTGAAGATTCCGCGCCGTTCGTCAAAAGCAGGCGATATCACCGGAGGTCTGCCAAGGATTACCGAGCTTCTTGAAGCGCGTAACCCTTCAAACCCGGCGGTCGTTTCGGAAATTGACGGTGTCGTTACTTTCGGAAAAATCAAGCGTGGTAACCGTGAGATCATCATCGAATCCAAATTCGGTGAAATCAAGAAATACCTTGTCAAATTGTCAAGCCAGATCCTGGTGCAGGAAAATGACTTCATCCGTGCGGGTGTGCCATTGTCTGACGGAGCCATCACTCCTGAAGATATCCTGAGAATCCAGGGACCAGCTGCGGTACAGCAATATCTTGTGAATGAAATCCAGGAAGTGTACCGTCTGCAAGGGGTAAAAATCAATGACAAGCACTTTGAGGTGGTAATCCGCCAGATGATGCGTAAAGTACAGGTTCAGGATCCGGGAGACACGCTGTTCCTTGAAGACCAATTAATCCACACCAAAGATTTTATCGTTGAAAATGATAAATTGTACGGTATGAAGGTGGTCGAGGATGCCGGCGATTCTGATACGCTGAAACCGGGACAGATTGTGTCACCACGTCAATTGCGGGATGAAAACTCTATACTGAAACGTATGGACAAAAACCTGGTCTCTGCACGTGATGTCATCACTGCAACCGCCACACCTGTACTTCAGGGTATCACAAGGGCATCGCTTCAGACGAAATCATTCATCTCGGCTGCGTCGTTCCAGGAAACCACTAAAGTATTGAACGAAGCTGCCGTAGCCGGAAAAGTAGACTTGCTTGAAGGCCTGAAAGAAAACGTCATCGTGGGCCACAGGATCCCTGCCGGAACCGGTATGAGGGAATACGACCACACGATCGTAGGATCGAAGGAGGACTTCAACGAAATCATGGCCGCGAAAGAAGAATACAATTATTAA